In the Papio anubis isolate 15944 chromosome 15, Panubis1.0, whole genome shotgun sequence genome, one interval contains:
- the CENPJ gene encoding centromere protein J isoform X2, whose product MFLMPTSSELNSGQNFLTQWMTNPSRAGVILNRGFPVLEADKEKQAAVDTSTSFPVKGTHCSDSFSFINEEDSLHEEQKLESKSPYKPQSDKSETHTGFPRITKGPQIVACQDAPGHQEENKNDFIPDLASEFKEGAYKDPLFKKLEQLKEVQQKKQEQLKRQQLEQLQRLMEEQEKLLTMVSAQCTLPGLSVLPDDQSQKHRSPGNATTGERATRCLPSYVYPDPTQEEICTSNILSHEQSNFCRTAHGDFVLTSKRASPNLFSEAQCQEAPVEKSNLKEENLNHPTGESILCWEKMTEQIQEANVKNLKKHDDSSEVANIEERPIKAAIRERKQTFEDYLEEQIRLEEQELKKKQLREAEGPLPIKAKPKKPFLKRGEGLARFTNAKSKFQKGKESKLVTNQSTSEDQPLFKMDRQQLQRKTALINKEPCADHPALKKESKAGTKSGSVALSQKPKVLKCSDRKSLSPSGLKIHTGKKCDGQCRDQIKFDKRVASNNKENVPESRKPCDTGCTGWNKTPGKNGPPLSAGPASRLASKSPMRETMKESESSLDVSLQKTLETWEREKEKENLELDEFLFLEQAADEISFSSNSSFVLKILERDQQICKGHRMSSTPVKAAPQKTNPADPVSQCNRGEGLDHTAREKDGECEVTPKQLRSLSSADESREQPCKISRKAIQKSTSENQTEWNAGDDEGVLNSDSSSDSEEQLDITIKPSTEDRERGFSSREDSPHICDGKGPFKDTGAQEDKRRDVDLDLSDKDDSSDESVIESVKHKASEPARPSSLSMSKMDFDDERTWTDLEENMCNHDVTLGNESTYGTPQTCCPNNEIGVLDKTIKRKIAPVKRGEDLSKSRRSGSPPPTSELMMKFFPALKPKPKSDSHLGTEPKLNISQDQPPGDNARSQVLREKIIELETEIEKFKAENASLAKLRIERESALEKLRKEIADFEQQKAKELARIEEFKKEEMRKLQKERKVFEKYSTAARTFPDKKEREEIQTLKQQIADLREDLKRKETKWSSTHGRLRSQIEMLVRENTDLREEIKVMERFRLDAWKRAEAVERSLEVEKKDKLANTSVRFQNNQISSGTQVEKYKKNYLPMQGNPPRRSKSAPPRDLGNSDKGQAASPREPLEPLNFPDPEYKEEEEDHNIQGEISHPDGKVEKVYKNGCRVILFPNGTRKEVSADGKTITVTFFNGDVKRVMPDQRVVCVQRRSPPQLHHLGRKGRLTVCLYRSTTTQLPRPLTRRTRRDWKSYISQVDK is encoded by the exons ATGTTCCTGATGCCAACCTCTTCAGAGTTAAACAGTGGGCAGAACTTCCTAACCCAGTGGATGACCAATCCTTCTCGGGCCGGGGTCATATTAAATCGTGGATTTCCTGTTTTGGAAGCAGACAAAGAGAAGCAAGCAGCTGTGGACACTTCTACCAGCTTTCCTGTTAAAGGCACACATTGTTCTGACAGCTTcagctttataaatgaagaagatTCACTTCATGAAGAACAGAAGTTGGAGTCAAAGAGCCCTTACAAACCACAGTCAGATAAATCTGAAACTCATACAGGCTTTCCTCGCATTACAAAGGGACCACAGATAGTGGCATGTCAGGACGCTCCTGGACACCAGGAAGAGAACAAAAATGACTTCATCCCAGATCTTGCGAGTGAATTCAAAGAAGGGGCTTATAAAgacccactttttaaaaaacttgaacaG CTGAAAGAAGTACAACAGAAGAAGCAGGAGCAATTGAAGAGGCAACAGTTGGAGCAGCTCCAGAGACTCATGGAAGAACAAGAGAAGCTGCTCACCATGGTGTCTGCGCAGTGCACACTTCCAG GTTTGAGTGTACTGCCTGATGATCAGAGCCAGAAGCACAGATCTCCAGGAAATGCCACCACTGGCGAGAGAGCCACACGCTGCCTCCCATCGTATGTCTACCCAGACCCAACCCAGGAAGAAATATGCACTTCCAACATTTTATCCCATGAGCAAAGCAACTTCTGTAGAACTGCTCATGGAGATTTTGTCTTAACTTCAAAACGTGCTTCTCCTAATTTATTTTCTGAGGCACAGTGTCAAGAAGCACCTGtggaaaaaagtaatttaaaagaagaaaaccttaACCATCCCACAG GAGAAAGTATTTTATGTTGGGAGAAAATGACAGAACAAATTCAGGAAGCTAAtgttaagaacttaaaaaaacatGATGATTCCTCAGAAGTGGCTAATATTGAAGAAAG GCCCATTAAAGCTGCTATTAGAGAAAGGAAACAGACCTTTGAAGACTACTTAGAAGAACAAATTCGGTTGGAAGAGCAAGAACTGAAGAAAAAACAGCTGAGG gaagCAGAAGGACCACTGCCAatcaaagcaaaaccaaaaaaaccatttttaaaacgAGGAGAAGGTTTAGCCAGATTTACTAATGCTAAATCTAAGtttcaaaaagggaaagaaagtaaACTAGTGACTAACCAGAGCACTTCCGAGGACCAGCCACTATTTAAAATGGATAGACAGCAACTCCAGCGGAAAACCGCTCTCATAAATAAGGAGCCGTGTGCAGACCACCCTGCCCTGAAAAAGGAGAGTAAAGCTGGAACCAAGAGTGGTTCTGTCGCCCTCAGTCAGAAGCCGAAAGTGCTGAAGTGTAGTGACAGGAAAAGTCTTTCTCCATCAGGACTGAAAATACACACAGGGAAGAAATGCGATGGGCAATGTAGAGACCAGATCAAATTTGATAAAAGAGTCGCatctaataataaagaaaatgtgcctgaGAGTCGAAAACCTTGCGATACTGGCTGCACAGGGTGGAATAAGACACCAGGTAAAAACGGACCTCCTCTTTCAGCGGGGCCGGCCAGCCGCCTGGCTTCCAAGAGCCCCATGAGGGAGACCATGAAAGAGTCTGAATCTTCTCTTGATGTTTCTCTTCAGAAAACGTTAGAGACTTGGGAacgagaaaaggaaaaggaaaatttggaattagatgaatttttgtttttagaacaaGCTGCTGATGAAATATCATTTTCTAGTAATTCCTCATTTGTACTGAAAATCTTAGAAAGGGATCAACAGATCTGCAAAGGTCACCGGATGTCTTCCACCCCTGTCAAAGCTGCGCCACAGAAGACAAATCCGGCAGATCCCGTTAGTCAGTGTAACCGCGGTGAGGGTTTGGACCACACTGCACGTGAGAAGGACGGTGAGTGTGAAGTCACACCCAAACAACTCCGTTCACTGTCCTCAGCTGATGAATCGAGGGAACAGCCTTGTAAAATCAGTAGGAAAGCCATCCAAAAGAGCACTTCTGAAAATCAAACGGAATGGAATGCAGGTGACGATGAAGGTGTTCTGAACAGTGACAGTAGCAGTGACTCTGAGGAACAGCTTGATATTACCATAAAACCCTCAACTGAGGATAGAGAAAGGGGCTTCAGCAGCAGAGAGGACAGCCCACACATCTGTGATGGTAAGGGGCCTTTTAAGGACACCGGGGCCCAAGAAGATAAAAGGAGAGACGTCGATCTGGATTTGTCTGATAAAGATGACAGTAGCGATGAGTCTGTCATAGAAAGCGTAAAACACAAAGCGTCTGAGCCTGCAAGACCCTCATCCCTAAGTATGAGTAAAATGGACTTTGATGATGAGAGAACTTGGACTGACCTTGAAGAGAACATGTGTAATCATGACGTTACTCTTGGGAATGAATCCACTTATGGGACGCCGCAGACATGCTGCCCTAATAATGAAATAGGTGTCCTggacaaaacaataaaaaggaagatTGCACCAGTCAAGAGGGGAGAAGACTTGAGCAAGTCCAGGAGGAGCGGAAGTCCTCCTCCTACGTCGGAGCTGATGATGAAATTCTTTCCTGCTTTGAAACCAAAACCGAAGTCAGATTCACACTTGGGAACCGAACCCAAGTTAAACATAAGTCAAGACCAACCACCTG GTGACAATGCTCGATCCCAGgttttgagagagaaaattattgaattggaaacagaaatagaaaagtttaaaGCCGAGAACGCATCTTTAGCTAAACTTCGCATTGAACGAGAAAGTGCCTTGGAAAAACTCAG GAAAGAAATTGCAGACTTTGAacaacagaaagcaaaagaattAGCTCGAATAGAAGagtttaaaaaggaagagatgaGGAAGCTACAAAAGGAACGCAAAGTTTTTGAAAAGTATTCTACAGCTGCAAGAACTTTTCCAGATAAAAAGGAACGTGAAGAAATACAG actttAAAACAGCAAATAGCAGATTTACGGGAAgatttgaaaagaaaggaaaccaaatGGTCAAGTACACACGGCCGTCTCAGAAGCCAGATAGAAATGTTAGTCAGAGAGAACACAGACCtcagggaagaaataaaagtgatGGAAAGATTCCGACTGGATGCCTGGAAAAGAGCAGAAGCCGTAGAGCGCAGCCTTGAGGTGGAGAAGAAGGACAAGCTCGCG AACACATCTGTTCGGTTTCAAAACAATCAGATTTCTTCAGGAACCCAGgtagaaaaatacaagaaaaattatcttccaatgCAAG GCAATCCACCTCGAAGATCCAAGTCTGCACCTCCTCGTGATTTAGGCAATTCGGATAAGGGACAA GCTGCCTCTCCCAGGGAGCCACTTGAACCACTGAACTTCCCAGATCCTGAAtataaagaggaagaggaagaccaCAACATACAGGGAGAAATCAGTCATCCTGATGGaaag GTGGAAAAGGTTTATAAGAATGGGTGTCGTGTTATACTGTTTCCCAATGGGACTCGGAAGGAAGTGAGTGCAGATGGGAAGACCATCACCGTCACTTTCTTCAATGGTGACGTGAAGCGGGTCATGCCAGACCAGAGAGTGGTATGTGTCCAGAGGCGTTCTCCTCCACAGCTTCACCATCTCGGGAGAAAAGGCAGACTGACTGTGTGTCTTTACAGATCTACTACTACGCAGCTGCCCAGACCACTCACACGACGTACCCGGAGGGACTGGAAGTCTTACATTTCTCAAGTGGACAAATAG